The Helicobacter pylori genome includes a window with the following:
- a CDS encoding RNA degradosome polyphosphate kinase, with amino-acid sequence MNRFFNRELSWLAFNTRVLNEAKDESLPLLERLKFLAIYDTNLDEFYMIRVAGLKQLYEHKIASKGIDGASPEEQLEKIKHYLAHEIEERELEFQKIQALLFKKGLCITPYNELNLEQKAKAKTYFKEQLYALVLPFKLDSSHTFPPLANLTFALFARIKDKETQTTSYALIKLPSFIFRFVELEKGLFVLAEEIVEAHLEELFLEHEILDCMAFRVTCDADIAITEDEAHDYADLMSKSLRKRNQGEIVRLQTQKGSQELLKTLLASLRSFQTHSHKKHKPTGMHAYKSMIMLNLGDLWELVNHSDFKALKSPNFTPKIHPHFNENDLFKSIEKQDLLLFHPYESFEPVIDLIEQAASDPTTLSIKMTLYRVGKHSPIVKALIEAASKIQVSVLVELKARFDEESNLHWAKALERAGALVVYGVFKLKVHAKMLVITKKADNQLRHFTHLSTGNYNPLSAKVYADVSFFSAKNEIANDIIKLFHSLLTSSATSNTLETLFMAPKQIKPKIIELIQNEMNHKQEGYIILKANALVDSEIIEWLYQASQKGVKIDLIIRGICCLKPQVKGLSENIRVYSIVGKYLEHARIYYFKHENIYFSSADLMPRNLERRVELLVPATNPKIANKLLHILEIQLKDTLKRYELNSKGRYAKVSNPNDPLNSQDYFEKQALKTF; translated from the coding sequence TTGAATCGTTTCTTTAACCGAGAGCTTTCATGGTTAGCTTTTAACACAAGGGTTTTAAACGAAGCCAAAGATGAGAGCTTGCCTTTATTAGAGCGCTTGAAATTTTTAGCCATTTATGACACGAATTTAGACGAATTTTACATGATAAGAGTAGCAGGGCTTAAACAACTCTATGAGCATAAAATCGCTTCTAAAGGCATTGATGGCGCAAGCCCTGAAGAACAATTAGAAAAAATCAAGCATTATTTAGCGCATGAAATTGAAGAAAGGGAGTTGGAATTCCAAAAAATTCAAGCCCTACTCTTTAAAAAAGGGCTTTGTATCACCCCCTATAATGAATTGAATTTAGAGCAAAAAGCTAAGGCTAAAACCTATTTTAAAGAGCAACTTTATGCGTTAGTTTTGCCTTTTAAGTTGGATTCTTCGCACACTTTCCCGCCTTTAGCGAATTTGACTTTCGCGCTTTTTGCCCGCATTAAAGACAAAGAAACCCAAACCACCTCCTATGCACTCATCAAACTCCCCTCTTTTATCTTCCGTTTTGTAGAGCTAGAAAAAGGCTTGTTCGTGCTGGCTGAAGAAATCGTAGAAGCGCATTTAGAAGAATTGTTTTTAGAGCATGAGATTTTAGATTGCATGGCGTTTAGGGTAACTTGCGATGCGGATATTGCCATCACTGAAGATGAAGCGCATGATTATGCGGATTTGATGAGTAAGAGCTTAAGGAAAAGAAATCAAGGCGAAATCGTGCGCTTGCAAACCCAAAAAGGGAGCCAAGAGCTTTTAAAAACCCTTTTAGCGTCTTTAAGGAGTTTTCAAACCCACTCTCACAAAAAACACAAACCCACCGGCATGCATGCCTATAAAAGCATGATCATGCTCAATTTAGGGGATTTGTGGGAATTAGTCAATCATAGCGATTTTAAAGCGCTCAAATCGCCCAATTTCACGCCCAAAATCCACCCTCATTTCAATGAAAACGATCTCTTCAAATCCATAGAAAAGCAAGATCTGTTGCTGTTTCATCCTTATGAAAGTTTTGAGCCTGTGATTGATTTAATAGAGCAAGCCGCTAGCGATCCAACCACCCTTTCTATCAAAATGACGCTTTATCGTGTGGGCAAGCATTCCCCCATTGTCAAAGCTTTAATTGAAGCGGCGAGCAAGATTCAAGTGAGCGTTTTAGTGGAATTAAAAGCGCGCTTTGATGAAGAAAGCAATCTGCATTGGGCAAAAGCTTTAGAAAGGGCGGGCGCGTTAGTCGTTTATGGCGTTTTCAAACTCAAAGTGCATGCTAAAATGCTCGTAATCACCAAAAAAGCAGACAACCAATTACGCCATTTCACCCATTTAAGCACGGGCAATTACAACCCTTTGAGCGCTAAAGTCTATGCCGATGTGAGTTTTTTTAGCGCTAAAAATGAAATCGCTAACGACATTATCAAGCTTTTCCATTCCTTGCTGACGAGTAGCGCCACTAGCAACACATTAGAAACGCTTTTTATGGCGCCTAAACAAATTAAGCCTAAAATCATTGAACTCATTCAAAATGAAATGAATCACAAACAAGAAGGCTATATCATTTTAAAAGCCAACGCCCTAGTGGATAGCGAAATCATTGAATGGCTCTATCAAGCCTCTCAAAAAGGGGTTAAAATTGATCTCATTATTAGAGGGATTTGCTGTTTAAAGCCCCAAGTCAAGGGGTTGAGCGAAAATATCAGGGTGTATTCTATTGTGGGGAAATATTTAGAACATGCACGCATTTATTATTTTAAACATGAAAATATCTATTTTTCTAGCGCGGATTTAATGCCCAGGAATTTAGAAAGGCGCGTGGAATTGCTTGTTCCCGCCACAAACCCAAAGATCGCCAATAAATTGTTGCATATTTTAGAAATCCAATTAAAAGACACCCTAAAACGCTACGAGTTAAATTCTAAAGGCCGTTACGCTAAAGTTTCAAACCCTAACGATCCTTTAAATTCACAGGATTATTTTGAAAAACAAGCCCTTAAAACCTTTTAA
- the dapA gene encoding 4-hydroxy-tetrahydrodipicolinate synthase → MQFHSSSALITPFKKDLSVDEAAYEALIKRQIFQGMDACVPVGTTGESATLTHKEHMRCIEIAIETCKNTKTLSNSCMKVLAGVGSNATSESLSLAKFAQKIGADAILCVSPYYNRPTQQGLFEHYKTIAQSVEIPVMLYDVPSRTGVSIEVPTALKLFREIPNIKAIKEASGSLKRVTELHYYEKDFKIFSGEDSLNHSIMFSGGCGVVSVTGNLMPNLISQMVNCALKLEYQQALEIQNKLFHLHQALFVETNPIPIKMAMHLAGLIENPSYRLPLVAPSKETIQLLEKTLQQYEVIA, encoded by the coding sequence ATGCAATTCCATTCATCTAGTGCGTTAATTACGCCTTTTAAAAAAGATTTGAGCGTTGATGAGGCCGCTTATGAAGCCTTGATCAAGCGCCAGATTTTTCAGGGCATGGACGCATGCGTGCCTGTTGGCACGACAGGAGAATCCGCCACGCTCACCCACAAAGAGCACATGCGTTGCATTGAAATCGCCATAGAAACTTGCAAAAACACTAAAACGCTCTCCAATTCGTGCATGAAAGTGTTAGCCGGCGTGGGCAGTAACGCCACAAGCGAGTCCCTTTCTTTAGCAAAGTTCGCTCAAAAAATCGGCGCGGATGCGATTTTATGCGTAAGCCCTTATTATAACCGCCCCACCCAACAAGGCTTGTTTGAACATTATAAAACGATCGCTCAATCGGTGGAAATCCCTGTCATGCTTTATGATGTGCCAAGCCGAACGGGCGTGTCTATTGAAGTTCCAACCGCTCTCAAACTCTTTAGAGAAATCCCTAACATTAAAGCCATTAAAGAAGCGTCTGGCTCTTTGAAAAGGGTAACAGAATTGCATTATTATGAAAAAGATTTTAAAATTTTTAGCGGGGAAGATTCACTCAACCACTCTATCATGTTTTCAGGGGGGTGTGGGGTGGTTTCAGTGACCGGTAATTTAATGCCTAATTTGATTTCACAAATGGTCAATTGCGCGCTCAAACTTGAATACCAACAAGCCCTAGAAATCCAAAATAAGCTTTTTCATTTGCACCAAGCCCTTTTTGTAGAAACAAATCCTATCCCTATTAAAATGGCTATGCATTTAGCCGGCTTGATTGAAAACCCAAGTTACAGACTGCCTTTAGTGGCCCCAAGCAAAGAAACGATTCAACTTTTAGAAAAAACTTTACAACAATATGAGGTAATTGCATGA
- a CDS encoding amino acid permease, which yields MDNQKITHQEITQKQGELKRDMKMRHLLMIAFGGAIGTGLFVGTGGNIANAGPLGTLIAYCFGGLVVYCIMLSLGELASVYPTTGSFGDYAAKFIGPGTGYMVFWMYWLGWVITVALEYIAIGMLMQRWFAGIPIHYWVILCIALVFLLNFFSVKIFAEGEFFFSLIKVLAVIAFIGIGAIGIIYQIYLHGFSSIFDNFHFGDKGFFPNGSAAVFSAMLAVIFAFTGTEVIGVAVGETKNASKVMPKAIKATLWRIIFFFLGSVFVISVFLPMNDSSITQSPFVSVLERINLPFIGMGIPYVADIMNAVIITAMFSTANSGLYGASRMIYGLSKQKMFFKVFSKLNRQGTPTYAMFFSLSFSLIGLLVQIYAKENVVEALINVISFTVIIVWVSVSVSQYSFRKQYLKAGHSLEDLPYKAPFLPFLQLIGITGCIIGVIGSAMDKDQRIGMILTIVFAVICYIGYYFTQKANENNKKDLI from the coding sequence ATGGACAATCAAAAGATAACGCATCAAGAAATAACGCAAAAACAAGGCGAGCTTAAAAGAGACATGAAAATGCGCCATCTCTTAATGATTGCATTTGGGGGAGCGATTGGCACAGGGCTTTTTGTAGGCACTGGGGGTAATATTGCGAACGCTGGCCCTTTAGGGACCTTGATCGCTTATTGTTTTGGAGGGCTTGTGGTTTATTGCATCATGCTCTCTTTAGGCGAATTGGCTAGCGTTTATCCCACTACGGGAAGTTTTGGGGATTATGCGGCTAAATTCATAGGCCCTGGCACGGGCTATATGGTTTTTTGGATGTATTGGCTTGGCTGGGTGATCACGGTGGCGTTAGAATACATCGCTATAGGCATGCTCATGCAACGCTGGTTTGCTGGTATTCCTATCCATTATTGGGTTATTTTATGCATTGCGTTAGTTTTTTTATTGAACTTTTTTTCGGTTAAAATTTTTGCCGAGGGCGAGTTTTTCTTTAGCCTGATTAAAGTTTTAGCGGTGATCGCTTTTATAGGCATTGGCGCGATTGGGATCATCTATCAAATCTATTTGCATGGGTTTAGTTCTATTTTTGATAATTTCCATTTTGGCGATAAGGGGTTTTTCCCTAACGGGAGCGCAGCGGTTTTTAGCGCGATGCTTGCGGTGATTTTCGCATTCACTGGCACAGAGGTGATTGGGGTGGCTGTGGGAGAGACTAAAAACGCTAGCAAAGTGATGCCTAAAGCGATTAAAGCGACCTTGTGGCGGATTATCTTTTTCTTTTTAGGCTCTGTGTTTGTCATTTCTGTTTTTTTACCCATGAATGATTCTTCTATCACGCAAAGCCCTTTTGTGAGCGTTTTAGAACGCATCAACTTGCCCTTTATTGGCATGGGTATCCCTTATGTGGCTGATATAATGAACGCTGTTATCATTACGGCGATGTTTTCTACCGCTAATTCAGGGCTTTATGGAGCGAGCCGCATGATTTATGGGCTGTCCAAACAAAAGATGTTTTTTAAGGTTTTTTCCAAACTCAACCGGCAAGGCACACCCACTTATGCGATGTTTTTTTCTCTTTCTTTTTCTCTCATAGGGCTTTTAGTCCAAATTTATGCCAAAGAAAATGTCGTGGAAGCTTTGATTAATGTGATCAGTTTCACGGTGATTATTGTGTGGGTTAGCGTGTCTGTTTCGCAATATTCTTTCCGCAAGCAATACTTAAAAGCCGGGCATTCTTTAGAGGATTTGCCTTATAAAGCCCCCTTTCTACCCTTTTTGCAACTCATAGGGATCACTGGGTGTATCATCGGCGTGATTGGTTCGGCTATGGATAAAGATCAACGCATTGGGATGATTTTAACGATTGTTTTTGCTGTTATTTGTTACATTGGATACTATTTTACACAGAAAGCTAATGAAAATAACAAAAAAGATTTGATATAA
- the pgsA gene encoding CDP-diacylglycerol--glycerol-3-phosphate 3-phosphatidyltransferase, which translates to MKVLKLLPNFLTILRIVLSLFLLFLLLNTHTYFSFLTPFHINMISSLVFLFAALTDLLDGYIARSYKAKSRFGEIFDPLADKILILSAFLGLVYLDRVNAWIPFVILGREFFISGLRVLAANEKKDIPVNALGKYKTVSQVVAIGALLANLTYSYVLVAIAVFLTLYSGIDYTIKYYKS; encoded by the coding sequence ATGAAAGTTTTAAAACTCCTGCCTAATTTTTTGACGATTTTACGCATTGTCTTATCCTTATTTTTATTATTTTTATTGTTAAACACCCATACTTATTTTAGTTTTTTAACCCCCTTTCACATCAACATGATCTCTTCATTGGTTTTTTTGTTTGCTGCGCTCACGGATTTATTGGACGGCTATATCGCTAGAAGCTATAAAGCCAAATCGCGCTTTGGGGAAATCTTTGATCCTTTAGCGGATAAAATCCTTATTTTGAGCGCGTTTTTAGGGTTAGTTTATTTGGATCGTGTGAATGCGTGGATCCCGTTTGTGATTTTAGGGCGCGAATTTTTTATTTCAGGGCTTAGAGTCTTAGCCGCTAATGAAAAAAAGGATATTCCTGTCAATGCGTTAGGCAAGTATAAAACCGTGTCTCAAGTCGTGGCGATTGGCGCTTTATTAGCCAATTTAACTTATTCTTATGTGCTTGTGGCTATAGCGGTTTTTTTAACCCTTTATTCGGGGATAGATTACACGATTAAATATTATAAATCTTAA
- a CDS encoding enoyl-ACP reductase: MNGSNHMKNKTLVISGATRGIGKAILYRFAQSGVNIAFTYNKNVEEANKIIEDVEQKYSIKAKAYSLNVLEPEQYTELFKQIDADFDRVDFFISNAIIYGRSVVGGFAPFMRLKPKGLNNIYTATVLAFVVGAQEAAKRMQKIGGGAIVSLSSTGNLVYMPNYAGHGNSKNAVETMVKYAAVDLGEFNIRVNAVSGGPIDTDALKAFPDYMEIKEKVEEQSPLKRMGNPNDLAGAAYFLCDETQSGWLTGQTIVVDGGTTFK; encoded by the coding sequence ATGAATGGTTCCAATCACATGAAAAATAAAACCCTAGTGATCAGCGGCGCGACGAGAGGGATTGGCAAGGCGATATTGTATCGCTTCGCTCAAAGCGGCGTGAATATCGCTTTCACTTACAATAAAAATGTTGAAGAAGCCAACAAAATCATAGAAGATGTGGAGCAAAAATATTCCATCAAAGCCAAAGCCTACTCTCTCAATGTTTTAGAGCCTGAGCAATACACAGAGCTTTTCAAGCAAATTGACGCGGATTTTGACAGAGTGGATTTTTTTATTTCTAACGCTATTATTTACGGGCGCTCTGTTGTGGGGGGATTTGCACCTTTCATGCGATTAAAACCTAAGGGGTTGAACAATATTTACACAGCCACCGTGTTAGCGTTTGTGGTAGGGGCTCAAGAAGCGGCAAAACGCATGCAAAAAATAGGCGGCGGGGCGATCGTGAGCTTAAGCTCTACCGGGAATTTGGTCTATATGCCTAATTATGCTGGGCATGGCAATTCTAAAAACGCCGTAGAAACCATGGTCAAATACGCTGCTGTGGATTTAGGCGAATTTAACATTAGAGTGAATGCGGTTAGTGGCGGGCCTATTGATACGGACGCTTTGAAAGCCTTCCCTGATTATATGGAGATTAAAGAAAAAGTAGAAGAGCAATCGCCCCTAAAACGCATGGGTAATCCTAACGATCTAGCCGGAGCGGCTTATTTTTTATGCGATGAAACCCAAAGCGGTTGGCTTACAGGGCAAACGATCGTTGTAGATGGCGGGACCACTTTTAAGTAA
- a CDS encoding Do family serine endopeptidase — MMKKTLFISLALALSLNAGNIQIQNMPKVKERVSVPSKDDTIYSYHDSIKDSIKAVVNISTEKKIKNNFIGGGVFNDPFFQQFFGDLGGMIPKERMERALGSGVIISKDGYIVTNNHVIDGADKIKVTIPGSNKEYSATLVGTDSESDLAVIRITKDNLPTIKFSDSNDILVGDLVFAIGNPFGVGESVTQGIVSALNKSGIGINSYENFIQTDASINPGNSGGALIDSRGGLVGINTAIISKTGGNHGIGFAIPSNMVKDIVTQLIKTGKIERGYLGVGLQDLSGDLQNSYDNKEGAVVISVEKDSPAKKVGILVWDLITEVNGKKVKNTNELRNLIGSMLPNQRVTLKVIRDKKERTFTLTLAERKNPNKKETISAQNGAQGQLNGLQVEDLTQKTKRSMRLSDDVQGVLVSQVNENSPAEQAGFRQGNIITKIEEVEVKSVADFNHALEKYKGKPKRFLVLDLNQGYRIILVK; from the coding sequence ATGATGAAAAAAACCCTTTTTATCTCTTTGGCTTTAGCGTTAAGCTTGAATGCGGGCAATATCCAAATCCAAAACATGCCCAAAGTTAAAGAGCGAGTGAGTGTCCCCTCTAAAGACGATACGATCTATTCTTACCACGATTCTATTAAGGATTCGATTAAGGCGGTGGTGAATATCTCCACTGAAAAGAAGATTAAAAACAATTTTATAGGTGGCGGTGTGTTTAATGACCCCTTTTTCCAACAATTTTTTGGGGATTTGGGCGGCATGATCCCTAAAGAAAGAATGGAAAGGGCTTTAGGCAGCGGCGTCATCATTTCTAAAGATGGTTATATTGTAACTAACAACCATGTGATTGATGGTGCCGATAAGATTAAAGTTACCATTCCAGGGAGCAATAAAGAATATTCCGCCACTCTAGTAGGTACTGATTCTGAAAGCGATTTAGCCGTGATTCGCATCACTAAAGACAACTTGCCCACGATCAAATTCTCTGATTCTAATGATATTTTAGTGGGCGATTTGGTTTTTGCGATTGGTAACCCTTTTGGCGTGGGTGAAAGCGTTACGCAAGGCATTGTTTCAGCACTCAATAAAAGCGGGATTGGGATCAACAGCTATGAAAATTTCATTCAAACAGACGCTTCCATTAATCCTGGGAATTCCGGTGGCGCTTTGATTGATAGCCGTGGAGGGTTAGTGGGGATCAATACCGCTATTATCTCTAAAACCGGAGGCAACCACGGCATTGGCTTTGCCATCCCTTCTAACATGGTTAAAGATATTGTAACCCAACTCATCAAAACCGGTAAGATTGAGAGAGGTTACTTGGGCGTGGGCTTGCAAGATTTGAGTGGCGATTTGCAAAATTCTTATGACAATAAAGAAGGGGCGGTAGTCATTAGCGTAGAAAAAGACTCTCCGGCTAAAAAAGTAGGGATTTTGGTGTGGGATTTGATCACTGAAGTCAATGGGAAAAAGGTTAAAAACACGAATGAATTAAGAAATCTAATCGGCTCCATGCTACCCAATCAAAGAGTAACCTTAAAAGTCATTAGAGACAAAAAAGAACGCACCTTCACCCTCACTCTTGCCGAAAGGAAAAACCCTAACAAAAAAGAAACCATTTCTGCTCAAAACGGTGCACAAGGCCAATTGAACGGGCTTCAAGTAGAAGATTTAACTCAAAAAACCAAAAGGTCTATGCGTTTGAGCGATGATGTTCAAGGGGTTTTAGTTTCTCAAGTGAATGAAAATTCCCCAGCAGAACAAGCCGGCTTTAGGCAAGGCAACATTATCACTAAAATTGAAGAGGTTGAAGTGAAAAGCGTTGCGGATTTTAACCATGCTTTAGAAAAGTATAAAGGTAAACCCAAACGATTCTTAGTTTTGGATTTGAATCAAGGTTATAGGATCATTTTGGTGAAATGA
- a CDS encoding quinone-dependent dihydroorotate dehydrogenase, with protein MFYSLVKKYLFSLDAEDAHEKVCQILRTLSRSPFLCNLIHSQWGYKNPKLENEILGLNFPNPLGLAAGFDKNASMLRALIAFGFGYLEAGTLTNIAQSGNERPRLFRHIEEESLQNAMGFNNYGAILGARSFKRFAPYKTPIGINLGKNKHIEQAHALEDYKAVLNQCLNIGDYYTFNLSSPNTPNLRDLQNKAFVHELFCMAKEMTHKPLFLKIAPDLETDDMLEIVNSAIGAGAHGIIATNTTIDKSLVFAPKEMGGLSGKCLTKKSREIFKELAKAFFNKSVLVSVGGISDAKDAYERIKMGASLLQIYSAFIYNGPNLCQNILKDLVKLLQKDGFLSVKEAIGADLR; from the coding sequence ATGTTTTATTCATTAGTAAAAAAATATCTTTTTAGCCTGGACGCTGAAGACGCGCATGAAAAGGTTTGTCAAATTTTAAGAACGCTTTCTAGATCGCCCTTTTTGTGTAATTTAATCCATTCTCAATGGGGTTATAAAAACCCAAAACTTGAAAATGAAATTTTAGGCTTAAATTTCCCTAACCCCTTAGGCTTAGCCGCCGGCTTTGATAAAAACGCTTCCATGCTTAGGGCGTTAATCGCTTTTGGGTTTGGCTATTTGGAAGCAGGCACATTGACTAATATTGCGCAAAGCGGGAATGAAAGACCAAGGCTTTTCAGGCACATTGAAGAAGAGTCCTTACAAAATGCGATGGGGTTTAATAATTACGGGGCGATTTTAGGAGCGAGATCGTTTAAGCGCTTCGCCCCTTATAAAACCCCTATTGGCATCAATTTAGGCAAAAACAAACACATAGAGCAAGCGCATGCCTTAGAAGATTACAAGGCGGTTTTAAATCAATGTTTAAACATTGGCGATTATTACACTTTCAACCTTTCTTCTCCCAACACCCCTAATTTAAGGGATTTACAAAATAAAGCGTTTGTGCATGAGCTTTTTTGCATGGCGAAAGAAATGACCCATAAGCCTTTATTTTTAAAAATCGCCCCGGATTTAGAAACAGATGACATGCTAGAGATTGTCAATAGCGCTATTGGAGCGGGAGCGCATGGGATTATTGCGACTAACACCACGATTGATAAAAGCCTAGTGTTCGCTCCTAAAGAAATGGGGGGCTTGAGCGGGAAATGCTTGACTAAAAAAAGCCGTGAAATCTTTAAAGAACTGGCTAAAGCTTTTTTTAATAAAAGCGTTCTTGTTTCTGTGGGGGGGATTAGCGATGCCAAAGATGCTTATGAAAGGATTAAAATGGGAGCGAGTCTGTTACAAATTTATAGTGCTTTTATTTACAATGGGCCAAATTTATGCCAAAATATTCTTAAAGATTTGGTAAAATTACTCCAAAAAGATGGATTTTTGAGCGTCAAAGAGGCTATAGGAGCGGATTTAAGATGA
- a CDS encoding M16 family metallopeptidase, whose translation MKHFSVKRLLRLSSVLLVTLGASMHAQSYLPKHESITLKNGLQVVSVPLENKTGVIEVDVLYKVGSRNEVMGKSGIAHMLEHLNFKSTKNLKAGEFDKIVKRFGGVSNASTSFDITRYFIKTSQANLDKSLELFAETMGSLNLKEDEFLPERQVVAEERRWRTDNSPIGMLYFRFFNTAYVYHPYHWTPIGFMDDIQNWTLKDIKKFHSLYYQPKNAIVLVVGDVNSQKVFELSKKHFESLKNLDGKTIPTPYMKEPKQDGARTAIVHKDGVHLEWVALGYKVPAFKHKDQVALDALSKLLGEGKSSWLQSELVDKKRLASQAFSHNMQLQDESVFLFIAGGNPNVKAEALQKEIVALLEKLKKGEITQAELDKLKINQKADFISNLESSSDVAGLFADYLVQNDIQGLTDYQQQFLDLKVSDLVRVANEYFKDTQSTTVYLKP comes from the coding sequence ATGAAACATTTTTCTGTTAAAAGACTTTTGAGGCTTAGTTCTGTCTTGCTAGTCACTTTAGGAGCGAGCATGCACGCACAATCTTACTTACCCAAACATGAGAGTATTACTTTAAAGAATGGGTTGCAAGTCGTAAGCGTCCCCCTAGAAAATAAAACCGGGGTTATAGAAGTGGATGTGCTTTATAAAGTCGGCTCTAGAAACGAAGTCATGGGCAAGAGCGGGATCGCTCACATGTTAGAGCATTTGAATTTTAAAAGCACTAAAAACCTTAAAGCCGGCGAATTTGATAAGATCGTTAAGCGTTTTGGGGGCGTGAGTAACGCTTCTACGAGCTTTGATATTACACGCTATTTCATTAAAACTAGTCAGGCTAACTTGGATAAATCTTTAGAATTGTTCGCTGAAACCATGGGTTCTTTGAATTTAAAAGAAGACGAGTTTTTGCCTGAGCGTCAAGTGGTCGCTGAAGAAAGGCGATGGCGCACTGATAATTCCCCTATCGGCATGCTTTATTTCCGCTTTTTTAACACCGCTTATGTCTATCACCCCTACCATTGGACGCCCATTGGTTTTATGGACGATATTCAAAACTGGACTTTAAAAGACATTAAAAAATTCCATTCGCTCTATTATCAGCCTAAAAACGCTATCGTTTTAGTGGTAGGCGATGTCAATTCCCAAAAGGTTTTTGAATTGAGTAAAAAGCATTTTGAATCCTTAAAAAACCTTGATGGAAAAACTATCCCCACCCCTTACATGAAAGAGCCTAAGCAAGATGGAGCCAGAACGGCGATCGTGCATAAAGATGGGGTTCATTTAGAATGGGTAGCGTTAGGGTATAAAGTGCCTGCTTTCAAGCATAAGGATCAAGTCGCCCTAGATGCGTTAAGCAAGCTTTTAGGCGAAGGTAAAAGCTCATGGTTACAAAGCGAATTAGTGGATAAAAAACGCCTGGCTTCTCAAGCTTTCTCACACAACATGCAATTACAAGATGAAAGCGTGTTTTTATTCATTGCGGGGGGTAATCCTAATGTCAAAGCCGAAGCCTTACAAAAAGAAATCGTAGCGCTTTTAGAAAAGCTTAAAAAAGGCGAAATCACTCAAGCGGAGTTAGACAAGCTCAAAATCAATCAAAAAGCTGACTTTATTTCTAATTTAGAAAGTTCTAGCGATGTGGCGGGGCTTTTTGCGGACTATTTAGTGCAAAACGATATTCAAGGCTTGACGGATTATCAGCAACAATTTTTGGATTTAAAAGTGAGCGATTTGGTGCGTGTGGCCAATGAATATTTTAAAGACACCCAATCAACCACCGTGTATTTGAAACCTTAA
- a CDS encoding restriction endonuclease subunit S — protein MSDNKTYKLKNIGKIVTGKTPKTSNLDFFNGKYMFITPNDLHGIYRIIKTPRTLSDSGLKSIQNNTIDNTSILVGCIGDVGIVRMCFDKCATNQQINSITNIKDFCNPFYLYYYLSNKKELFKNIALSTVVPIIPKTIFQEIEVLLPNIETQQKIARTLSVLDQKIENNHKINELLHTLAYKIYEYYFKYKPKNAKLEQIIIENPKSSIMVKNAQKTQDKYPFFTSGDNILSYPKAIIDGRNCFLNTGGNAGIKFYVGKASYSTDTWCICANEFSDYLYLLLSSIKTHINQSFFQGTSLKHLQKNLLKKYPIYMPSVHEIKKFNQIIMPLLTLISINTRTSKKLEQIRDFLLPLLLTQQVKPQ, from the coding sequence TTGAGTGATAATAAAACATATAAACTTAAAAATATAGGAAAAATCGTAACAGGAAAAACCCCTAAAACTTCTAATTTAGACTTTTTTAATGGCAAATACATGTTTATTACACCAAATGATTTGCATGGCATATATCGTATTATTAAAACACCAAGAACGCTTAGTGATAGTGGTTTAAAAAGCATACAAAACAACACAATAGATAACACAAGCATTCTTGTAGGGTGTATAGGTGATGTGGGTATAGTTCGCATGTGTTTTGATAAATGCGCAACAAATCAGCAAATAAATTCTATTACAAACATTAAAGATTTTTGTAATCCATTCTACTTATACTACTATCTATCTAACAAAAAAGAGCTTTTTAAAAATATAGCTCTCTCTACAGTTGTGCCAATTATTCCAAAAACAATTTTTCAAGAAATAGAAGTCTTATTGCCAAATATAGAAACACAACAAAAAATAGCCCGCACGCTTTCTGTCTTAGATCAAAAAATAGAGAACAACCACAAAATCAATGAGCTTTTACACACGCTCGCTTATAAAATCTATGAATATTATTTCAAATACAAACCTAAAAATGCAAAGCTAGAACAAATCATTATTGAAAATCCTAAATCTAGTATTATGGTTAAAAATGCCCAAAAAACCCAAGATAAATACCCCTTTTTTACAAGCGGAGATAATATCTTATCCTATCCTAAAGCGATCATTGATGGCAGAAATTGCTTTTTAAATACTGGAGGTAATGCTGGTATTAAATTTTATGTAGGCAAAGCTTCTTATTCAACGGATACTTGGTGTATTTGCGCTAACGAATTTAGCGACTATTTATATTTACTGCTCTCAAGTATAAAAACCCATATCAATCAAAGCTTTTTTCAAGGAACTAGCCTTAAACACTTACAAAAAAATTTGCTTAAAAAATACCCTATTTACATGCCGTCCGTGCATGAAATTAAAAAATTCAATCAAATTATTATGCCACTACTCACGCTTATATCCATTAACACAAGAACTTCTAAAAAATTAGAACAAATCAGAGATTTCCTACTCCCCCTACTTTTAACCCAACAAGTCAAACCCCAATGA